A region of the Streptococcus oralis Uo5 genome:
TTATTCAAAATCAAAAGCTTTGGTTTATCCCCAACAATCTTAGTTAACATAGGATTTTGACTAGATAAAGGTAGCCTAGCATCCACCAAAATCGTCACAAAATCAACAAATTTTAAATTCTCCTGAACTTGCCGCCGAGCCTTAGACATGTGACCCGGAAACCATTGAATAGTAGCCATAATATTTTCCCCTTCCGACTAAAAAAAACGTAGTAAAAACGTTTTCTTTCTTACTACCTATTCTATCATAAATGAGGAACTTTTGCACAGGCTTTGACCACAATAAATGACAAATAGTATAGGTGCGAAACATCCTTGATGCCAGTCAGGATTTACTTGACTTTTTTTGCTAACAGGTATATACTTAGTGTATACTAATTCGTGGAGGTAGAGCAATGAATACAGTAAAGACTCGGAAGGTAGGGAATTCTCTCACTGTGACCATTCCTAAAAATTTAGGTATGACAGAAGGTCAAGAAATGGTTGTCTACAAAGGGATTGACGGAGTCATTGTCTTAGCTCCAAAACTGAAAGATCCTTTTGATGGGATTACTGATTTGAGAATGACAAATGATTTTGAAGGGGTAAGATCACTTGATAGCGAAATCTGAGTATATTCCTGAAAAGCAGGATATCATTTGGCTGGACTTTGATCCATCAGTCGGTCGGGAGATTCAGAAAAGGCGACCTGCCTTGGTAGTTTCTAGGAGAGAATATGCCTTGCAAACTGGATTTGTGGCTGTCTGTCCTATCACTCACGGCCAACGTCGTTTGGCAGAAAAAGGCTTGCTCGTTCCTGTCTCATCGGACAAGGTAGATGGCGCTGTCAATCCATTTCAACTGTATACCTTTGATTTTCGGATGCGTAATGCTCAAAAAATAACAAGAATGGACACACAATGTTTTCAGAAAGTCGTCCAACTTTACCAGTACATATTTGGTGATACTTAAATCCTACCATGCATAGACAAGGTAGGATTTTTTCTATATGAGTAACCTATCTAAAAATGGGTGAAGGCAGTTTGTCAAAATCCCTCTAATCCAGCTTTCTTGTGCAGATGATAGATGTTCTGCCTGAAGGCATTCTGTTAGAAAATCGCGGACTTGTTCTGGTGCAATTTCAAACTCAAAGGCTTTCATCTTGTAGAAAAAATCGATGAGATGCTCAGATAAGTATTCATCTGAAAAGCGTACTTCTCCACTTTTTCGATATTCTAATAGAAGCCGAGAAAATCTGGATTTTTCATCAGGCAAATCCCGAAAATAGGAATTAAGAAGCCAAGTCTGCTTCTGCTTTCGTTCAATGGGATCTTGATTTGCAATCCGCTGATCTTTTTCCAGCTCTTTCTGGTTTTGTTTAGCCTTGATAGCCCGTTCTTCTCTATTCTTACCAAAGAGGATTTTTTCCCACTTTCGTTCTTCTTGGGTGAGAGTTTCTGTAAAGCCAAAATAATCTTGATAGGCGCGTTCAGCGGGCCCCATGGCTAGGATGAGATTGTCAGCGTATTGCTTGGCGATTTTATCTCTTTTCTTACGTTCTTTCTCTGCCTGAATCCGTAAATGCTGCTCGTAGTCTATTTTCTCCTTACCTAGCTTGATAAGGTAGAGTTGATCATCAGATTTCCCAAGTAGAAAGGGTTTGATACACTTTTCAAGGACTTCTTCCAGACGCGCCTTCTTTTTGGGGTCTGCCTTGGTCCAACTTCCACCTTGAAAGACTTCTAGGAAAAGCTGGTAATCTTTCTCAGGTGCAAATTGATTGCCACGATTGGCTTTGAAAACACCTTTTTCCCAAAACCATTTTAGAAGTCGTTCGTCAAAATCGACTTTATTGACCTTGATTTTTCCCTTTTTCTGAGCTTTTCTAGTTAGGTTTTCAACTTTTCTGAGTAGTTTTTCTTCCTCTGCCAGTTGCTGGTCTAAAGTCAGTCGATGAAAATGACGAACACAATCGCTGCCAATCGGAAAGAGGCGTTGACCTGTAACTCCGTTAAAGAGTTCGTAGGCGTATTTAATGGCATTCCCACAGACGCAATTACTACGACCAATGCCATTAAAAATCAAGGAAACTTCATTCCATTCCTTGGTAGCTTGATCCCAAGTATCGGCTTTTGAAGCCTGTAAAACCGCATCGTGCAGAGATTTTCTAACTGGAAGTGGCATGAGGTTTCCTTTCTAGATTATACTTTTACAACCTGAACCTCGTCTTTGCCAAGTAAGATCAAGTATTTTTCAATATTTTCAATCGAATAGGC
Encoded here:
- the mazE gene encoding type II toxin-antitoxin system PemI/MazE family antitoxin; this translates as MNTVKTRKVGNSLTVTIPKNLGMTEGQEMVVYKGIDGVIVLAPKLKDPFDGITDLRMTNDFEGVRSLDSEI
- a CDS encoding type II toxin-antitoxin system PemK/MazF family toxin; protein product: MIAKSEYIPEKQDIIWLDFDPSVGREIQKRRPALVVSRREYALQTGFVAVCPITHGQRRLAEKGLLVPVSSDKVDGAVNPFQLYTFDFRMRNAQKITRMDTQCFQKVVQLYQYIFGDT